A window of Kineococcus sp. NBC_00420 genomic DNA:
CCCGGGCGTCTACGTGGCCGGCGACGCCGGGCGTGGGCAGTCGCTCATCGTGTGGGCCATCGCCGAGGGTCGCGCCTGCGCGTCCGCCGTCGACGAGTTCCTCATGGGTGACACCGCGCTCCCGTCGCCCATCCGGGCCGACGCGGTACCCCTGACCGCCTGATCGACCCGACTTCTGGGGGACTTTCCACCCTTCTCGTGCGCGGGAAGGGTGGAAAGTCCCCCAGAAGTGGTTACCGGACTACCAGCCGGCGACCTCGTCCTTGTCGTAGGTCCAGACGGCGTTGTCGCTGAGCACCGTCACGTCGGCGGCGTGCCCGGACAACCCGCGGGCCTGCGCGGCCGCGGTGACGCGCGCGAGCGCGTGCCGGGCCGCGCCCTGGGCGTCCAGACCGTCCCCGTCGACGCTGATGACGACGTCGTGGCGGGGTGCGTCGACCTGCTCGAGGCGCGGGTGGGTCGCGTGCAGGTCGGCCAGCAGCGTCTGCAACGCCCCCGGCGGCCAGCGGCGGTCCTCGTGCAGGCGCAGGTAGACGGCGTACTCGTGCTCGCTCCCCTCCTCCGCGAGTTCGTCGATCTCGCGGTCGAAGTCCTTCTGCTGCTGCGGTTCGTGCGCGTTCACGGGCCCAGTGTGACGGGGTCGGGGGAGTGCGGCCCGTCGAGGCCCACCCACACGGCGCAGGCGTCGGGCAGGTGACGATCCGGTGAGTTCGAGGGTGTGCGGCGCGCCCCACGCACCGATCACCGCTGCGGGCGCAATAGGGTCTGGGTATGCGCAGAGCGAAGATCGTCTGCACCCTCGGACCCGCCGTGGCGGGTCCCGAAGGGTTGCAGTCACTGGTGGACGCCGGGATGGACGTCGCCCGGCTGAACTTGAGCCACGGTTCCCACGACGACCACCGGGCGAACTTCGAGGGGGTGCGATCGGCTGCGGCCGCCAGCGGGCGCTCGGTCGCGATCCTCGCCGACCTGCAGGGTCCGAAGATCCGCCTCGGGAAGTTCGCCGCCGGTCCCCACGACCTCGCGGTCGGTGACGTGTTCACGATCACCACCGAGGAGATCGTCGGCACCAAGGACGTCTCGTCGACGACCTACAAGGGTCTGCCGGGCGACGTGTCGGTCGGCGACGCGATCCTCATCGACGACGGCAAGGTCGGCCTCGAGGTCACCGGGGTCGAGGGTCCCCGCGTCACCACCAAGGTGACCGTCCCCGGCCCCGTCAGCAACAACAAGGGCATCAACCTGCCCGGCGTGGCCGTGAGCGTCCCCGCCCTGTCCGAGAAGGACATCGAGGACCTCCGCTTCGCCCTCCAGCTCGGCGTCGACATGGTCGCGCTGTCGTTCGTCCGCTCCGCCGCGGACGCCGACGACGTGCACGCGATCATGGACGAGGAGGGGATCACCGTCCCCATCATCGCCAAGGTCGAGAAGCCGCAGGCCGTGCAGAACATCCGCGAGGTCGTCGCCGCCTTCGACGGCATCATGGTCGCCCGCGGTGACCTCGGGGTGGAGCTGCCCCTCGAAGAGGTGCCGCTGGTCCAGAAGCTCGCCATCGAGCTCGCCCGTCGTCAGGCCAAGCCCGTCATCGTCGCGACCCAGATGCTCGAGTCGATGATCACCGCGCCGCGTCCGACCCGCGCCGAGGCCTCGGACTGCGCCAACGCCGTCCTCGACGGCGCGGACGCGCTCATGCTCTCCGGCGAGACCAGCGTCGGCGCGTTCCCGTTCGAGGCGGTCCGCACGATGGCCCGCATCATCGAGAACACCGAGACCCACGGCGCCGAGCGGATCGCCGCCCTGGGAACCGTTCCCCACACCAAGGGCGGTGCGGTCACCCTCGCGGCCGCCGAGATCGGCAAGCAGCTCGACG
This region includes:
- the pyk gene encoding pyruvate kinase; protein product: MRRAKIVCTLGPAVAGPEGLQSLVDAGMDVARLNLSHGSHDDHRANFEGVRSAAAASGRSVAILADLQGPKIRLGKFAAGPHDLAVGDVFTITTEEIVGTKDVSSTTYKGLPGDVSVGDAILIDDGKVGLEVTGVEGPRVTTKVTVPGPVSNNKGINLPGVAVSVPALSEKDIEDLRFALQLGVDMVALSFVRSAADADDVHAIMDEEGITVPIIAKVEKPQAVQNIREVVAAFDGIMVARGDLGVELPLEEVPLVQKLAIELARRQAKPVIVATQMLESMITAPRPTRAEASDCANAVLDGADALMLSGETSVGAFPFEAVRTMARIIENTETHGAERIAALGTVPHTKGGAVTLAAAEIGKQLDAKLLVTFTQSGDSARRLSRLRSGIPLLAFTPDEKTRRRLALSWGIEPEFAAFISTTDEMVKEVDRRLQEMGRCAIGDLVVIVAGAPPGIAGSTNAVRVHRIGDATSGSTAAYR